GTGCCGGTGGCGACCGTGAGCGTGCGGCGTCCGGCGAGGGGGCGCGGGGCCGGGGCGCCCTTGTCGCAGCGTGCCGGGGTGCGGCCAGGGGCGAGGCCGGCGGGGTCGGTCCAGGAGGGCTTGCCGCAGCCCTGTACGGGCTTGATGGGGCGGGGCCCGGCAACGGGGGCACCGTCGTCCTTGTGGGCGGCGCAGCCCGCGCCGAGGGCGAGGGCGGTGAGGAGCACGGCGACGGCGGTGGTGCGGGTGCGCATGGGACCTCCGTGCGGGGCGGCGTCGGGGCGGACGGGGCGGTGCCGTGGGTCAGCTCTGGGACCGGCCGCGGTCGCGGGGTGCCCAGGGGGTGAGGAAGCGCCCGGCCAGCCGCACCAGTTCGGAGAAGAGCACACCGAGGACGGCCACACAGACGATGCCGACGCACATCACGTCGTTCTGGAACAGGGCACGCGAGTCGAAGATCAGATGGCCGAGGCCGTCGGTGGCCGCGATCTGTTCCGAGGCGACGATGACCAGGACGGCCACGCCCGCGGCGATCCGGGCGCCCACCAGGATGGCGGGCAGCGAGGCCGGCAGCAGGACGTGCCGGAACATCTGCCAGGCGCTCGCGCCGAACACCCGGCCGGCATCGCGGTGCCCGGACGGGATGGCCAGCACCGCCGCCATGGTGGAGATCCAGACGAAGAAGAAGACGGTGGCGGCGACGAGGGCGACCTGCGGTCTCTCGCCGAGCCCGAACATGTTCAGGAAGACCGGCAGCAGCGCGAGCTTGGGCACGACGTACAGGGCGTCCAGGAGGGGTTCCAGGGCGGCCCGTACGAGCGGCAGCGATCCCATCAGCAGGCCCAGGAGGTAGCCGGAGACGGTGCCGACGGCGTACCCGGCCAGCACGCGCCGGAGAGTGGCCCACACGTCCGGCCACAGGTCGCCGGCCAGGGCGCGCTGCCAGCCGTCGGCCAGGATCGTGGACGGCGCGGGGTAGATGCGGTCGTCGATCCAGGCCCGGTCGGCGGCCAGCTGCCACAGCAGGACGAGCAGCAGCGGGACGGCGACGGCGAGGGAGACCTCCAGGGTGCGCCGGCGGCGGTGGGCGCGCCGGGGATGCAGCTCCTGGGGGCCGGGGCGGCGGACGAGAAGACGGCCGGCCGGGGCGGGCCGGCCGTCCTCGTGGCCGGGGCCGGGCGGGTGGAGGGCGGTGCTCATGCGGGGACGGCCCCCTCGGCGGTCGGGTGTGCCGTGGCGGCCCCGTCGACCTCGTTGCGCAGCAGCTGCCACAACTCGGCCTTCAGGGCGGTGAATTCGGGGGTGTCCCGGACCGCGCCGGTGCGTGGACGGCCGAACGGCGGGCGGCGTTCGGCGATGATCCGGCCGGGCCGGGCGGACATCACCAGGACCCGGTCACCGAGCACCAGGGCCTCTTCGAGGCTGTGGGTGATGAAGAGGGTGGTGGTGCGGGTGGTCTGGGTGAGGTCGAGCAGCTCGTCCTGGAGGAGGGTGCGCAGCTGGGCGTCGAGGGCCGCGAACGGCTCGTCCATCAGCAGCATCTCCGGCTCCACGGCGAGCGCGCGGGCAATGGCGACGCGCTGGCGCATCCCGCCGGAGAGCGCGGCCGGATAGGCGCCGGCGAACTCGGTGAGCTCCATCCGGGCGAGCCAGGAGCGGGCCCGTGCGTCGGCCTCCTTACGGGGCACGCGCTGGATGTCGAGGCCGAAGCGGACATTGGCCAGCACGGTTTTCCAGTCATGGATGCCGTAGTCCTGGAAGATCATTGCGGCCGGCCGTTCGGCGCTCGCCCGGATCTCCAGCTCGCCCTCGCTGGGGCGCAGCAGCCCGGCGGCGATCCGCAGCAGGGTCGACTTGCCGCAGCCGGACGGGCCGACGAGACAGACGAATTCGCCCGGTGCGATCTCGGCGTCGACGGGGCCGAGGGCGGCCAGCGCCGTTCTGCCGCGGCCGAACGAGCGGGTCAGGGCGCGGGCGCGCAGGGCCGGTGGGCGGGGGGAGGACGGCTCGGCGGGTGGGCGGTGCGCTGCGGGGGAAGGGTGCGGCTCTCCCACGGGGTGCTCCTTGCGGAGTGCGGACAGGGTGCCGCCGTGGTGCGGGGCGCGGGGCCCGGTCGGGCCCGGTGGCCGGAAAGCGCGGCCCGCCGACGATATGACGGTGCGTCAGATTCGGGCAAGGGGCGTGCGGGCACGGGTGTGCGGTGGGGGAGATGAGGCGCCAGGTGGCAGGGGGATCGGTGGGCGGGCCGGGCACGCGAAGCAGCCCGCGGCCGGAGGGACGCGGGCTCGGGGAGGCGTACGGCGTGACGCGGGGCGGGGAGGCGTACGGCGTGACGCGGGGCGGGGAGGCGTACGGCGTGACGCGGGGCGGGGAGGGCCCGGACGGGGGCCCGGCTCCCCTTGGTGTCAGGGCGTGGCGTGGCAGTTGGGGCAGAGGCCCCGGTAGGTCACGGTGACCTCGGAGACCTGGAAGCCGTAGCGCTCCGGCTCGGGAAGCGCGGAGAGCGGGTCGCCCTGGACGTGGACGTCGCGGATCGTGCCGCACTGCGAGCAGATGAGGTGCTGGTGGTCGTGGTGGGCGTTGGGGTCGTAGCGCTTGGCCCGGCCGTCCGTGCTCACCTCGATCACCTCACCGAGCGAGACCAGTTCGCCGAGCGTGTTGTAGACCGTGGC
This Streptomyces decoyicus DNA region includes the following protein-coding sequences:
- a CDS encoding ABC transporter permease — translated: MSTALHPPGPGHEDGRPAPAGRLLVRRPGPQELHPRRAHRRRRTLEVSLAVAVPLLLVLLWQLAADRAWIDDRIYPAPSTILADGWQRALAGDLWPDVWATLRRVLAGYAVGTVSGYLLGLLMGSLPLVRAALEPLLDALYVVPKLALLPVFLNMFGLGERPQVALVAATVFFFVWISTMAAVLAIPSGHRDAGRVFGASAWQMFRHVLLPASLPAILVGARIAAGVAVLVIVASEQIAATDGLGHLIFDSRALFQNDVMCVGIVCVAVLGVLFSELVRLAGRFLTPWAPRDRGRSQS
- a CDS encoding ABC transporter ATP-binding protein produces the protein MGEPHPSPAAHRPPAEPSSPRPPALRARALTRSFGRGRTALAALGPVDAEIAPGEFVCLVGPSGCGKSTLLRIAAGLLRPSEGELEIRASAERPAAMIFQDYGIHDWKTVLANVRFGLDIQRVPRKEADARARSWLARMELTEFAGAYPAALSGGMRQRVAIARALAVEPEMLLMDEPFAALDAQLRTLLQDELLDLTQTTRTTTLFITHSLEEALVLGDRVLVMSARPGRIIAERRPPFGRPRTGAVRDTPEFTALKAELWQLLRNEVDGAATAHPTAEGAVPA
- a CDS encoding Fur family transcriptional regulator: MSDLLERLRGRGWRLTAQRRVVAEVLDGDHVHYTADEVHALASDRLPEISRATVYNTLGELVSLGEVIEVSTDGRAKRYDPNAHHDHQHLICSQCGTIRDVHVQGDPLSALPEPERYGFQVSEVTVTYRGLCPNCHATP